CCCCTATAATTTTACACAAAATATTTCATTATTTGTTCCGAAATCTCATCCTGAGCACATTTTCTTGATCACCTGTTATGCTTGCCTAAAAAACACTAAATAATGGGGCATTTATTGGCTACTGTAATTGTGAATCTCAACGTTTATATATTACCACTTAGACTTTATAATGTTACAATTATTTGTAGATAAAATTTTCAGCTAGTAAGGAAAAAGGCAGTTCTTTAAATGGAGATAGGGAGAAAATTTATGAAGATTATATTATTTAAATTATTTATAGTAGTAACGTTTATCTATTGTTGTGGATATATTATATTCGATTTCCCTTCCGATACATTTGTTATGCGTGCGGTTAAAGGTGTAATGTCGATGGTTTTTTCTTGTAGTCTACTGTTCTTTTTAATTAAAATTCTTGATAAGAAACAGAAAAAAGAGCTGAAAGAATAATGATTTTGGCTAATTATTTCCTTTTCTAAATCAAAACCTTAGCCATCACATGCCATTTTAGAGTTTGTGCATGAAAACACAAAGTCCTTTTGTTTATGCTCTATAATTTTACAGGAACATTCCGAAAGCTTCATATAAAGCGCTATAGCAACTGTTAGTAACGGTGAATCTCATTCATTTCATTTTTACCCTTATTTTACCAATATATAATTTTCTATGTTACAATCTTATTGGTGACATTTTCAGTTAGATGAGGGGAGGCAGATGAAAATACATTGAAAAAAATTTTTTTAGTGTTTTTGTCAGTAATTTTATTAACATCATGTAATTCATCAACGTTAAGTATTAGTGAAATTGAGATTGTTCCAGATAAAGTGCAAAAGGTAATTGATGATAAATATACGCTTCAAAAAATCAATGTAGTAGATAAGAATATTTCCTATATCGTTTTTCGCTCAAAAGGAAAAGTTACAACAGATCTTGAAGCGTAAGGTGACACATTAATAGTAAAATTAGATGTTACGAATCAACAAGATAATGCAATAACACAGCATGTCTATAAATTAACGTTAGACCCTGATATTGATACCATTGATATTCACATCAATGGTAAATCTACAACTATTGATAATTTAATAGGGATATAAGATGGTAAAAAAGATATTAATTTACAAAGGCTTCATGATAGGACTTGTGCATATGATTTGACTCATTTACACAAGCCCTTCGTTTTGCTCTCTTCAGTAACAGTGATCACAGGTAATTCACTTGACTGAAAAGGGCTTCATATTTCATTTTATTAATTCGGTAATAATTATTAATATACAAATTCCCTCGGCGGATTGATGAGATAAGCTTTTCCAATCTTTCCATTTCTAATTATATAAATCACTGGTAATCATCTTTTTCACAGTTACGATTGTAAAACTTAATCCTACTAAGCCTAATAAAATAGCTACAATTGGAAGTGATATTAATCCTGCTGTTTGCCCTTGTGAGTTTGAGACAGTTGCTGTAATAATAATTGCTGTGACAATTGTAGCTATTATTGAATTTCTCCATATACCGACAGTCAAAGGAATCATTCCCCAAAAAATTGCGGAAAGAATTATCATCATTTGAATAGCCAAATTTTCGAAATGATAAGTTATATAGGACATTTGTTTACTTAATAAAAAATACTTATATGTTGAAAGATGCTAGATAATATGTAGAAAGCAAACATACTTCCAAAGATTACAGCAATTTTTGCATAGATAAGTTTTGCCCGATCAATTGGATATCTAAAAAGTAAAGCGATTGTCCTATTCTGGTATTCTTCAATTATAATTTTTGCGATTAGAACTCCCTGCCAAATGATAAAAACAGCCCTTAACAGCATACCGGCAACTGCAATTGTGCTAAGTTTTATTTCGGGAAAGCAACACTTTACTAGATTTTGTTGTACCAGCCAGAATAAGTCCAGTTGCTACAACAGTATTAGTCGTCACGCTAATTTTTCGTATAGATTCTGAGCGTGCACATTTCAAGGCTGTTTCCGCTACTCCTACGCTCCCTTCTAATAATTTTTCACATAAATGAATGGTTGTATTAAGCATTATTTTCCGGTGTGGTATTTTATTTCTCTGGAAATCGTAGAAGGTTGACGATTTAAGAGTTTCGCTATTTTACGAATCGGATAATCAAGTTCTAGGTATGTTTCTATTTTTACACGTTCTGATATGGTAAGATGGGTATAGCTCATAACGATTCCTCCGTTTGAATGTTTGTGTGGTAACTACATTCTACACGAGGTCGTTATGGGCTTCCTTTATATTGACTTCTGGGTGTTGCACTTAATATTACAATCCGTCAACATAAAAAAGAAAAGATGACTTTTATAGTCACCTTTTCACTTGTAAGTAGCAATTTAGTTATTGAATTTTTGTTCGTAACGGTGGAAGAATGCCACTGTGTGCGCTCTTGCTAGAGAATCATTTGGTTTAAACTCTTCATTTGTTTTAGTAGTTGTTAAACCATTATCACGAAGGAATTTAATAGCTTCTGACTGAGATACAGTCTTACCATAATGCATTGAAGCTAAGATACGAGCGAAGTTACCCCGTGTGATATCCTTACCTGCAATGGCTTGTTTGGATGCTGTGTTTGCACCTAGAACTGGTAGAGAGTATTTTGTAGCCAGTTGGTAGTTTTTGTCTCCATACCATGAAGTATTAGCTATCGTTGAAGCTAGTTCTGATGGTTTGAAGTAACGAAATAGGATAGATAACATTTGGTTTTCCGTTAAGTTATTGTACGGTTTAAGTAAGTTTTCGTACTTACCTGTTGATGGGTTTTTCACGTTTGGGTCTCCACTGATGATACCGATGTTGACTGCCCACTTAAAATCCTCAGCCCAGTATTGGTTTGCATTGTAATCAGCAAACTTTGATACATCAACGTTACCCGTTGTTGGCGGTGTTACCGGAGGTGTTGGCGTTGAAGCTGAGTAGTTTAAATAACTTGATGCTACATACCCCTCTGTCCCGTCACTTCTTTTCACAGGATACCAAACAAAATGGTTTTTCTTCGTTGATACTTTTTCATATTCAAAAGGACCCGTAATGGTAACAATTTCGCCTTCACGTAAAGTACTAAAAGGACTATCCATAGAAGGTCTTGTCCTAAATTTTACATTAGTAGTTGTTGCACTAACTTTTTGATTTGTTTCAAAAAAATACTTTGATTTTGTTAATGGTAAATCAAAAGGATAGTTCATCGCTGAAAATTTAATATTTTCCCTGCTGTTAGAGTCATATTGAAAATGTTCGCGTAAAAAAGGAAGTTCTGTTAAGTGTATTAATTCCATTTTATCAATAATTTGCAGAATTCTTTCTTGATAGGCATTTGCATTTCTTTCACCAGTTGCTTGGACAATTGGACTATTTACTGGCTTAGTACCGTTATAAGCCATGATAGCGAAGTACCAATGTTCCAGTACATCTCTTTCCCCACCGTTGATGCTAGGTAAATCCTTCCGCTTAAACATATCATCTAGAGTCTTTACACCAGCTTGAATATTATAGACAATATCGCTTTTTAGTCTATCTTGATTGTAGCCAGCTTGATTTGTAATTTGCATAATGCCAATTCCATTATCAGCTGTCACAATCGCTTCACCATTACTACCGAAATGACGCCAATTTCCACTTTCACCTTCTGCTATTGCCTTCACAATTTCAGGAGGAACATCATAACTCAGTGCTGTTTCGGTTAACAAACAGTTCATTGTGGAATAATCAGGGTTTTTTTTCGATGCCGAATCATACTCACATGTATTTTCAATATTATTAGCTAATACATTTTTATCTATATTTATAGATAGAGAGATGGCACCAATGGCAATAACACTAATCAATGGTTTCAATATCTTTTTCATATCTGATTATTACACTTCCTTTCATATTTTCTAAAGTTAAAAGATTCCATATATATGTTATCATAAACCCAATATTTGAGATAGGGGTAATAGTCAATGTTTCTATCATTTAACAGGATTGAGTGATAAATGATAGCTCTAACATATATTGTTTAATTTTAATTCGGTGAAAAGGTTGTAGATAGTTGTTGGATTTTTACTTTTTTGTGAAATAGGTAAGCTTCCTAAAGTCCATTGTAACAAGCCCCAGCCAAATCCACCACTGTTGTTTCTATCGACGTTCATTTGCTTCAAAATCTTGCACTATATATAATAGAGGTTAAATAGACCTACTACTCTATTATTCCCTAATGAGCGCTAATGCGATTGCCTTTTAATCGAACAGAATTAACATCTACCACAATGGATGGCGCTATAATAAGTGGCTCGTCATGCTCATTCTTAGCCAAATCAAATATCCCTGTTCTATGCATATTTTTGGACATAAAAAAACCTCCAACCTAAATAAATTTAGTTAGAGGTAAAAAATTTCGGATATTCCTATTTGTTTTATTCCAAGTTTTATTCCCTAAACGCTTACTTCGCTTTTTCAGCTACACCCAATACATCATTCTCTTCAAGGAACTTCGTATTGAATTGTGCTGATTTGAAGACGTCGTTGTTCATTAGTGCTTGGTGGAATGGAATTGTTGTATTGATCCCAGGACCAGATACTTCAAATTCGCTTAG
This genomic stretch from Lysinibacillus pakistanensis harbors:
- a CDS encoding lipoprotein; amino-acid sequence: MKKIFLVFLSVILLTSCNSSTLSISEIEIVPDKVQKVIDDKYTLQKINVVDKNISYIVFRSKGKVTTDLEA
- a CDS encoding ABC transporter permease produces the protein MDLFWLVQQNLVKCCFPEIKLSTIAVAGMLLRAVFIIWQGVLIAKIIIEEYQNRTIALLFRYPIDRAKLIYAKIAVIFGSMFAFYILSSIFQHISIFY
- a CDS encoding transglycosylase SLT domain-containing protein, with translation MKKILKPLISVIAIGAISLSINIDKNVLANNIENTCEYDSASKKNPDYSTMNCLLTETALSYDVPPEIVKAIAEGESGNWRHFGSNGEAIVTADNGIGIMQITNQAGYNQDRLKSDIVYNIQAGVKTLDDMFKRKDLPSINGGERDVLEHWYFAIMAYNGTKPVNSPIVQATGERNANAYQERILQIIDKMELIHLTELPFLREHFQYDSNSRENIKFSAMNYPFDLPLTKSKYFFETNQKVSATTTNVKFRTRPSMDSPFSTLREGEIVTITGPFEYEKVSTKKNHFVWYPVKRSDGTEGYVASSYLNYSASTPTPPVTPPTTGNVDVSKFADYNANQYWAEDFKWAVNIGIISGDPNVKNPSTGKYENLLKPYNNLTENQMLSILFRYFKPSELASTIANTSWYGDKNYQLATKYSLPVLGANTASKQAIAGKDITRGNFARILASMHYGKTVSQSEAIKFLRDNGLTTTKTNEEFKPNDSLARAHTVAFFHRYEQKFNN